A genomic stretch from Thermoleophilia bacterium includes:
- a CDS encoding tyrosine-type recombinase/integrase, which translates to MSVTVTPHALRHSYAVRLLRGGALLPTVQEQLGHQNLTTTQRYLKFADPERAGQVRDAIALAREKDSLARKERLEQLDRKGFGLDFFERLSPAVRGALAGAVNELEEDELLAKLGADG; encoded by the coding sequence ATGAGTGTCACAGTGACTCCGCATGCACTACGACACTCCTACGCGGTCAGACTGCTTCGAGGAGGCGCTCTGCTACCCACCGTCCAGGAGCAGCTCGGTCACCAGAATCTGACCACTACTCAGCGCTACCTGAAGTTCGCGGACCCTGAGCGCGCCGGCCAAGTGCGGGACGCGATCGCTCTCGCGCGGGAGAAGGACAGTTTGGCCCGCAAGGAGCGCCTGGAGCAGCTTGACCGAAAGGGATTCGGGCTTGACTTCTTCGAGCGACTATCGCCGGCGGTTCGGGGTGCCCTGGCCGGGGCGGTCAACGAGCTCGAAGAGGATGAATTGTTGGCAAAACTCGGGGCCGATGGCTGA
- a CDS encoding CDP-alcohol phosphatidyltransferase family protein, which produces MSGDAAPFGTGRIRRLFGLDRTGPEPTETRSGQPLNPFTLPNLVGFIRLLAIPVFLYVAFSSDDGVSWLAAGIFWCIAAGDYLDGLLARVTGQYSRLGALLDPVVDRLTILSGAVVCWNFELLPRWLLVLLALRELITVMFARWGLKHGVDIEVNWLGRMAVFPVMSALFFAMIWPGWFPNTLLVIGVVMAFLATWLYARVGRDQIHQARDSAQP; this is translated from the coding sequence ATGAGTGGTGACGCTGCACCCTTCGGGACTGGCAGGATCCGCCGCCTCTTCGGGCTCGACCGCACCGGGCCGGAACCGACCGAGACCCGCAGCGGCCAGCCGCTCAACCCGTTCACCCTGCCGAACCTGGTCGGCTTCATCCGGCTGCTGGCGATCCCGGTGTTCCTCTACGTGGCCTTTTCCAGTGACGACGGCGTGTCCTGGCTGGCCGCCGGGATCTTCTGGTGCATCGCCGCCGGCGACTACCTCGACGGACTGCTGGCCCGGGTCACCGGCCAGTACAGCCGGCTCGGCGCCCTGCTCGACCCGGTGGTCGACCGCCTGACGATCCTCTCCGGCGCCGTTGTCTGCTGGAACTTCGAACTGCTGCCCCGCTGGCTGCTGGTGCTGTTGGCACTGCGGGAACTGATCACCGTGATGTTTGCCCGCTGGGGCCTCAAGCACGGCGTCGACATCGAAGTCAACTGGCTCGGCCGCATGGCGGTCTTCCCGGTCATGTCGGCGCTGTTCTTCGCGATGATCTGGCCCGGCTGGTTCCCGAACACGCTGCTGGTGATCGGCGTGGTCATGGCGTTCCTTGCCACCTGGCTCTATGCCCGGGTGGGGCGGGACCAGATCCATCAGGCGAGAGATTCGGCCCAACCGTAA
- a CDS encoding proline--tRNA ligase produces MARISRTLLPTVKDPPADAEAISHKLLVRAGMVRQMGAGLWTYLPAGWRSHRKVEEIIRQEMDGIGAQEMLMPIMQPADPWKKTGRYDIDELFKLEDRKGSPMVLAMTHEECVTGHMANEVRSYRDLPQIVYQFQVKERDEPRPRAGILRTREFVMKDAYSFDRDYEGLDVSYNLCIEAYDRIFDRTGLRWYRVESDVGMMGGIGAHEYMAPCAAGEDTVALAHGYAANVEVASAIPQPFERPPELSAPEAVDTPGLKTVEDVSRELGVDPGSLIKAVPVVTDEGEFILVLVRGDHQLNTVKLANNLGVASRPAKEDEIAAEVGPPGFIGPVGADVRIVKDSAITGGGLVTGANQPDQHLRGVEPGRDFQFEELDIRMIVPGDTTEDGHEISFEPAIEVANIFKLGTRYSEPLGATFLDEDGKEKPIVMGSYGIGPARIVAAAAEQFGDENGLRWPPSLAPWQVHLVSLAKETDPEREKSDELYDELLAAGLEVIYDDRDAGPGQKLTDAELIGCPLRVVVGRRGLADGIYEASERMSGEVHRIPVEGGAEAIVELSLALA; encoded by the coding sequence ATGGCCCGGATTTCCCGAACCCTCCTGCCTACAGTCAAGGATCCGCCGGCCGACGCCGAGGCGATCAGCCACAAGCTGCTCGTGCGGGCGGGCATGGTCCGGCAGATGGGCGCGGGACTATGGACTTACCTTCCTGCCGGGTGGCGCAGCCACCGCAAGGTCGAAGAGATCATCCGCCAGGAAATGGATGGCATCGGCGCCCAGGAGATGCTCATGCCGATCATGCAGCCGGCCGATCCCTGGAAGAAGACCGGCCGCTACGACATCGACGAGCTCTTCAAGCTCGAAGACCGCAAGGGATCGCCGATGGTCCTGGCGATGACCCACGAAGAATGCGTCACCGGGCACATGGCGAACGAAGTCCGTTCCTACCGTGATCTGCCACAGATCGTCTACCAGTTTCAGGTCAAGGAAAGGGACGAACCGCGCCCGCGCGCCGGCATCCTCCGGACTCGCGAGTTCGTGATGAAGGACGCCTACAGCTTCGACCGCGATTACGAAGGCCTCGACGTCAGTTACAACCTCTGCATCGAGGCGTACGACCGGATCTTCGACCGGACCGGCCTGCGCTGGTACCGGGTCGAGAGCGACGTCGGCATGATGGGCGGAATCGGCGCGCACGAGTACATGGCGCCGTGCGCCGCCGGCGAAGACACGGTCGCGCTGGCGCACGGATACGCCGCAAACGTAGAGGTCGCGTCAGCCATTCCCCAACCATTCGAGCGGCCGCCCGAGCTGTCCGCGCCGGAAGCGGTCGACACTCCCGGCCTGAAGACGGTCGAAGACGTCAGCCGCGAACTCGGGGTCGATCCCGGAAGCCTGATCAAGGCGGTGCCGGTCGTGACCGACGAGGGCGAATTCATCCTCGTCCTGGTCCGGGGCGACCATCAGCTGAACACCGTGAAGCTCGCCAACAACCTCGGTGTGGCCTCGCGGCCCGCCAAGGAGGACGAGATCGCCGCGGAGGTCGGACCACCCGGTTTCATCGGTCCGGTCGGCGCCGACGTGAGGATCGTCAAGGATTCAGCAATCACCGGAGGTGGTCTGGTGACGGGCGCCAACCAGCCTGACCAACACCTCCGCGGTGTGGAGCCGGGCCGGGATTTCCAGTTCGAAGAACTCGACATCCGGATGATCGTCCCCGGAGACACCACGGAAGACGGCCACGAGATCAGTTTCGAACCGGCGATCGAAGTCGCCAACATCTTCAAGCTCGGCACCCGTTACAGCGAGCCACTGGGTGCCACCTTCCTCGACGAAGATGGCAAGGAGAAACCGATCGTCATGGGCAGCTACGGCATCGGGCCGGCCCGCATCGTCGCCGCGGCGGCCGAGCAGTTCGGTGACGAAAACGGTCTGCGCTGGCCGCCGTCGCTCGCACCCTGGCAGGTCCATCTGGTCTCGCTCGCCAAAGAAACGGATCCTGAGCGGGAGAAGTCGGACGAGCTCTACGACGAACTCCTGGCGGCCGGACTGGAAGTCATCTACGACGACCGCGATGCCGGGCCCGGCCAGAAGCTGACCGACGCCGAGCTGATCGGCTGCCCCTTGCGGGTGGTGGTCGGGCGCCGCGGCCTGGCCGACGGAATCTACGAGGCCTCGGAGCGCATGTCGGGAGAAGTGCACCGGATTCCCGTCGAAGGCGGAGCCGAAGCCATCGTCGAGCTTTCACTGGCGCTCGCCTGA
- a CDS encoding SAM-dependent methyltransferase, with protein MAVSRTAEYVALFRAVESARSPADRLFDDPYALAFLSGKLALGARLAGLPGGQRLVCHYIDRNWPGSRPMTVIRTKLIDDAVTEALEAGAEQLAILGAGYDTRGLRLPAARTVPVFELDQPPTQERKVERLAKRVGRLPGNVKYVPFDLLEKGVGAPLTLGGFVSGLKSVYVWEGVLSYLTPEAVDQTLEWVSSSGAPGSRIVFTYVDVSLLERNEKGESEPPWSTQVAKVGEPFRYGLDPEEIDGFLAERGFRLVWDLSTAEALRQNPGISGAEGAPDFYRVAMAEIADR; from the coding sequence TTGGCCGTCAGTCGCACGGCCGAGTACGTGGCATTGTTCCGGGCCGTCGAGTCGGCTCGTTCACCGGCCGACCGGTTGTTCGATGATCCTTACGCCTTAGCCTTTCTCAGCGGAAAGCTGGCCCTCGGGGCACGGCTTGCCGGTCTGCCCGGCGGGCAGAGGCTGGTCTGCCACTACATCGACAGGAACTGGCCCGGATCGCGCCCGATGACGGTCATCCGGACCAAGCTGATCGACGACGCCGTGACCGAAGCGCTCGAAGCCGGAGCGGAGCAGCTGGCGATCCTCGGGGCCGGATACGACACACGGGGCCTGCGTCTACCGGCGGCCAGGACGGTTCCGGTATTCGAGCTCGATCAGCCACCAACCCAGGAGCGGAAGGTGGAACGACTGGCGAAGCGGGTTGGCAGGCTTCCCGGAAACGTCAAGTACGTCCCCTTCGATCTGCTGGAGAAAGGGGTCGGGGCACCGCTGACGCTGGGTGGCTTCGTGTCCGGGCTGAAGTCCGTCTACGTCTGGGAGGGGGTTCTCAGCTATCTCACTCCGGAGGCGGTGGACCAGACGCTCGAGTGGGTTTCTTCGAGCGGCGCGCCCGGAAGCCGGATCGTCTTCACTTACGTCGACGTCTCCCTGCTCGAACGGAACGAGAAGGGCGAAAGCGAACCACCTTGGAGCACTCAGGTTGCAAAGGTGGGGGAGCCCTTCCGATACGGACTCGACCCGGAAGAAATAGACGGGTTTCTTGCGGAGCGGGGATTCAGACTCGTTTGGGACCTGTCGACCGCCGAGGCACTCCGGCAGAACCCCGGCATCAGCGGTGCCGAGGGCGCCCCAGACTTCTACCGGGTGGCGATGGCAGAGATCGCAGACAGATAA
- the ispG gene encoding flavodoxin-dependent (E)-4-hydroxy-3-methylbut-2-enyl-diphosphate synthase, which translates to MSSKRQIFVGRVPIGGGAPVAVQTMTKTETANLSATMEQIERVAEAGADIVRVAVPRDKDIEALKTIVKKSPIPVIADIHFNHTLALKAIEAGADCIRLNPGNIGGRDKVAEVALLANKRDTPMRIGVNSGSLPKHLHELERENSVEALVTAGVEFVELMESLDFTNFKVSIKSTNVPNTIAANRLLAEKIPYPIHLGITEAGTKWSGSLKSAVGLGTLLADGVGDTIRISLSTFHAEEEVKVAWEILKALQLRERGPVLIACPTCGRLQFDMDAVTMEVERRLESYDEPIEVAVLGCAVNGIGEAKHADFGIAGAKNEGVVFAGGKAIKKVATEELVDALFKEIDLSLDRGGKVEFDERESAEGAAWVARIEEENAGDLTPEKIAAMEREASQKAENDKLLVDEQVSPTAGRRFTRA; encoded by the coding sequence GTGAGTTCGAAAAGACAGATATTCGTGGGCCGGGTTCCGATCGGCGGTGGCGCGCCCGTCGCCGTCCAGACGATGACCAAGACCGAGACGGCCAACCTCTCGGCGACCATGGAACAGATCGAGCGGGTCGCCGAAGCCGGCGCCGACATCGTCCGGGTGGCCGTTCCGAGGGACAAGGACATCGAGGCGCTCAAGACGATCGTCAAGAAGTCGCCGATCCCGGTGATCGCGGACATCCATTTCAACCACACCCTCGCCCTGAAGGCGATCGAGGCCGGCGCCGACTGCATCCGGCTCAATCCCGGAAACATCGGCGGCCGCGACAAGGTGGCCGAAGTGGCCCTGCTGGCCAACAAGCGGGACACGCCCATGCGGATCGGTGTGAACTCCGGGTCTTTGCCGAAGCACCTTCATGAGCTCGAGCGCGAGAACTCGGTTGAAGCCCTGGTCACCGCGGGCGTCGAGTTCGTCGAGCTGATGGAATCACTCGACTTCACAAACTTCAAGGTGTCGATCAAGTCGACCAACGTGCCGAACACGATCGCCGCCAACCGCCTGCTCGCCGAGAAGATCCCCTACCCGATCCACCTCGGCATCACCGAAGCCGGTACCAAGTGGTCGGGATCGCTGAAATCGGCCGTCGGTCTCGGCACCCTGCTGGCCGACGGGGTCGGCGACACGATCCGAATCAGCCTCTCGACCTTCCACGCGGAGGAAGAGGTCAAGGTCGCCTGGGAGATCCTCAAGGCCCTCCAGTTGCGCGAGCGTGGACCGGTACTGATCGCCTGTCCGACCTGCGGTCGTCTCCAGTTCGACATGGACGCGGTCACGATGGAGGTCGAACGACGCCTTGAGTCTTACGACGAGCCGATCGAAGTCGCCGTACTGGGCTGCGCCGTCAATGGCATCGGTGAGGCCAAGCACGCCGACTTCGGCATTGCCGGCGCCAAGAACGAAGGCGTCGTATTCGCCGGCGGCAAGGCGATCAAGAAGGTTGCGACCGAAGAACTGGTCGACGCGCTCTTCAAGGAGATCGACCTCTCCCTCGACCGCGGCGGCAAGGTCGAATTCGATGAACGCGAATCGGCCGAAGGCGCCGCGTGGGTCGCCAGGATCGAAGAAGAGAACGCCGGCGACCTGACTCCGGAGAAGATCGCCGCGATGGAGCGCGAGGCTTCGCAGAAGGCGGAGAACGACAAGCTCCTGGTCGACGAGCAGGTTTCGCCGACCGCCGGCAGACGCTTCACCCGGGCCTGA
- a CDS encoding long-chain fatty acid--CoA ligase → MHTTQSLTEADGGPGYEPPAKNLYEAFLDSVSKRGDHPALISEEEGVSLSWNDLATRVRALAGGLNALGVKRGDTVSLLLNNRSEFIPTDLAAVSLGAIPFSIYQTSSPEQIEYVLSDSEANVVIVEPEFLPNLNKAKENLPHANNVVVIGGDGGTITYDELLKLDPDFDPAPLAAEIGLEDPLTLIYTSGTTGPPKGVTLTHGNLLRMNTSVMEGVIKMPDDPDAKVISWLPAAHIAERGANYYTPVMRGFQIHICPDPRRIIEFLPKVRPTWFFAVPRIWEKLKSGIESNFAALPDEQREGAQAGVQAAIQKVRLEQAGEEVPEELAAGVAKADEALFSGLRHTLGLDEFVAVSVGAAPIPAEVLEFFHAIGIPIGELWGLSETCGVITISPPDRIKIGSVGPPVPGVEVRLLEDGELICRSPYVMPEYRNAPEKTAETIVDGWLHTGDIGVIDEDGYVSIVDRKKELIINAAGKNMSPANIEAHVKTASPLVNQCVAIGDGRPYNVALIALDPDYAPVWASKNGLEGISLDELAGNELVITTLNAAVDEANAKLARVEQIKKFKVIPGEWLPGGDELTPTMKLKRKPISAKYQQQIEDLYAK, encoded by the coding sequence GTGCACACCACGCAGTCGCTGACTGAGGCTGATGGAGGGCCGGGCTACGAGCCGCCCGCCAAGAATCTCTATGAAGCATTTCTGGATTCCGTCTCCAAACGGGGCGACCATCCGGCGCTGATCTCCGAAGAGGAAGGTGTAAGTCTTTCCTGGAACGACCTGGCTACCCGCGTGCGGGCCCTGGCCGGCGGCCTCAATGCCCTCGGCGTGAAGCGTGGCGACACGGTCAGCCTGCTGCTGAACAACCGCTCCGAGTTCATCCCGACCGACCTTGCCGCGGTCTCGCTCGGCGCGATTCCTTTCTCGATCTACCAGACCTCCTCTCCGGAACAGATCGAGTATGTACTCAGCGACTCCGAGGCCAACGTGGTCATCGTCGAGCCTGAATTCCTGCCAAACCTGAACAAGGCGAAAGAGAACCTGCCGCACGCCAACAACGTGGTCGTGATCGGCGGCGACGGCGGCACCATCACCTACGACGAGCTTCTGAAGCTCGACCCGGACTTCGATCCCGCTCCGCTGGCGGCCGAAATCGGCCTCGAAGACCCGCTCACCCTGATCTACACCTCCGGCACGACGGGACCGCCCAAGGGCGTCACGCTGACCCACGGCAACCTGCTGCGGATGAATACCTCCGTGATGGAAGGCGTCATCAAGATGCCCGACGATCCCGACGCCAAGGTGATCTCCTGGCTGCCTGCCGCCCACATCGCCGAACGAGGGGCGAATTACTACACGCCGGTCATGCGGGGATTCCAGATCCACATCTGCCCGGACCCCCGGCGGATCATTGAATTCCTGCCCAAGGTCCGGCCGACCTGGTTCTTCGCCGTGCCGCGCATCTGGGAGAAGCTCAAGTCCGGTATCGAAAGCAACTTCGCGGCTCTGCCCGACGAGCAGCGCGAAGGGGCCCAGGCCGGAGTCCAGGCGGCGATCCAGAAGGTCCGCCTGGAGCAGGCCGGCGAGGAAGTTCCGGAAGAGCTCGCGGCGGGTGTGGCCAAGGCCGACGAAGCCCTTTTCTCGGGCCTGCGTCACACCCTCGGCCTCGACGAATTCGTCGCGGTCAGCGTCGGCGCAGCGCCGATCCCGGCCGAGGTCCTCGAGTTCTTTCACGCGATCGGGATCCCGATCGGTGAACTCTGGGGCCTGTCGGAGACCTGCGGCGTGATCACGATCAGCCCGCCCGACCGGATCAAGATCGGCAGCGTCGGACCGCCGGTTCCCGGAGTCGAGGTCCGTCTCCTCGAGGATGGCGAACTGATCTGCCGCAGTCCCTACGTAATGCCCGAGTACCGCAACGCGCCCGAGAAGACGGCCGAGACGATCGTCGACGGCTGGCTCCACACCGGGGACATCGGCGTGATCGATGAAGACGGTTACGTCTCGATCGTCGACCGCAAGAAGGAACTGATCATCAACGCCGCCGGCAAGAACATGTCGCCGGCCAACATCGAGGCACACGTCAAGACCGCCTCGCCGCTGGTCAACCAGTGCGTCGCGATCGGAGACGGCCGGCCGTACAACGTCGCTCTGATCGCGCTTGACCCCGACTACGCACCCGTCTGGGCTTCGAAGAACGGGCTCGAAGGAATCTCCCTGGACGAGCTGGCCGGGAACGAACTGGTCATCACGACCCTCAACGCCGCGGTCGACGAGGCCAACGCCAAGCTGGCCCGGGTCGAGCAGATCAAGAAGTTCAAGGTCATCCCCGGCGAGTGGCTGCCCGGTGGCGATGAGCTGACGCCGACCATGAAGCTGAAGCGCAAGCCGATCTCCGCGAAGTACCAGCAGCAAATCGAAGATCTCTACGCGAAGTAA
- a CDS encoding site-2 protease family protein, which yields MSFLLAFLAFSALIILHEAGHFVAAKAVGMRVERFYLFFPPKLIGVKLGETEYGIGMIPLGGFVKITGMNPDEELPPEVAPRGYYHQPVWKRIVVIGAGPAVNLAIAFIILFFLAFGVQEPSSNVDQIAKGTPAVGKLMPGDHIVSIDGVSGSQTAIADQINSHTCAGKPKDGCQATTAATVVVDRDGRQETLKITPIYDSQVERNRLGFAFGLQPVDPDAPEAAGMSLDFMWFVTWKTVTTLTKIYQPEERKQLSGVAGSYEVTRQAIDVGARQAFTLIALISLSLGVINLFPFLPLDGGHIFWSIVEKVRGRPVTFAVMERAGFIGFALVIGLFLIGLSNDIGRLTGEGFNVR from the coding sequence TTGAGCTTTCTCCTCGCTTTCCTCGCCTTCAGCGCCCTGATCATCCTCCACGAGGCGGGGCACTTCGTTGCGGCAAAAGCCGTCGGCATGCGGGTCGAGCGCTTCTACCTGTTCTTCCCGCCGAAGCTGATCGGCGTCAAGCTGGGGGAGACCGAGTACGGGATCGGCATGATCCCGCTGGGCGGCTTCGTGAAGATCACCGGCATGAACCCCGACGAGGAGCTGCCGCCGGAGGTGGCGCCGCGAGGGTATTACCACCAGCCGGTCTGGAAGCGGATCGTCGTGATCGGAGCCGGGCCCGCGGTCAACCTCGCGATCGCTTTCATCATCCTGTTCTTCCTCGCTTTCGGCGTGCAGGAGCCGAGCTCGAACGTCGACCAGATCGCCAAGGGCACTCCGGCGGTCGGCAAGCTGATGCCGGGCGACCACATCGTCTCGATCGACGGCGTCAGCGGGAGCCAGACGGCGATCGCTGACCAGATCAACTCCCACACCTGCGCCGGCAAGCCGAAGGACGGCTGCCAGGCGACTACAGCGGCAACCGTAGTGGTCGACCGGGACGGCCGACAGGAGACCCTGAAGATCACTCCGATCTATGACAGTCAGGTCGAGCGCAACCGGCTCGGCTTCGCTTTCGGCCTCCAACCGGTGGATCCTGACGCTCCCGAGGCTGCCGGCATGTCACTCGATTTCATGTGGTTCGTGACCTGGAAGACGGTAACCACGTTGACCAAGATCTACCAGCCAGAGGAGCGCAAACAGCTCTCCGGGGTGGCCGGCAGCTACGAGGTGACCCGCCAGGCGATCGACGTCGGCGCCCGTCAGGCGTTCACGCTGATCGCCCTGATCAGCCTGTCGCTGGGCGTGATCAACCTCTTCCCGTTCCTGCCGCTCGATGGCGGCCACATCTTCTGGAGCATCGTCGAAAAGGTGCGTGGCAGGCCGGTGACGTTCGCGGTCATGGAGAGGGCCGGCTTCATCGGATTCGCGCTCGTGATCGGTCTGTTCCTGATCGGTCTTTCGAATGACATCGGACGGTTGACCGGCGAAGGCTTCAATGTCCGCTAG
- a CDS encoding 1-deoxy-D-xylulose-5-phosphate reductoisomerase translates to MKRIAVLGSTGSIGTQALEIINGRDDLEAVGLAVGSNWQEAVVQARGCGAGYIAVRDLEAAREAAEVFDGTILAGEAAPRELIAACEPDLLLNGIVGAAGLGPTIAALTAGIDVALANKESLVVGGDLVTELSKATGAKLLPVDSEHSAIFQLLSNEAPEAVDRIVLTASGGPFRGRVDLSGITVEEALDHPTWAMGGRITIDSATLMNKGFEMIEAHHLFDLPYERISVVVHPQSIVHSLIDLKDGATLAHLGYPDMRVPIGFALGYPARLDLPIERLDLASVGSLDFEEPDPETFRCLALSREAGIAGGISPCVLNAADEVAVAAFLDGRIEFTAIAEVIEKALEDVGSGPARDFRELFAVDEAARERSEELVHGLETS, encoded by the coding sequence ATGAAACGAATAGCGGTGCTCGGTTCGACCGGTTCGATCGGCACCCAGGCGCTCGAGATCATCAACGGCCGCGACGACCTCGAGGCGGTCGGACTCGCCGTGGGCAGCAACTGGCAGGAAGCGGTCGTGCAGGCGCGCGGCTGTGGTGCCGGCTACATCGCGGTCCGGGACCTCGAGGCCGCTCGTGAGGCTGCCGAAGTCTTCGATGGCACGATCCTCGCGGGGGAGGCTGCGCCGCGGGAGCTGATCGCGGCATGTGAGCCGGATCTGCTGCTCAACGGCATCGTCGGTGCGGCCGGGCTCGGCCCGACGATCGCCGCCCTCACCGCCGGCATCGACGTCGCGCTGGCGAACAAGGAGAGCCTGGTTGTCGGTGGCGACCTGGTCACGGAACTCTCGAAGGCGACCGGGGCGAAGCTTCTGCCGGTCGACTCCGAGCATTCGGCGATCTTCCAGCTTCTCAGCAACGAAGCACCGGAAGCCGTGGACCGGATCGTCCTCACGGCCTCCGGCGGGCCCTTTCGCGGCCGGGTGGACCTGAGCGGCATCACGGTCGAAGAAGCGCTCGACCACCCGACCTGGGCGATGGGCGGGCGCATCACGATCGATTCGGCGACGCTGATGAACAAAGGCTTCGAGATGATCGAGGCGCACCACCTCTTCGACCTGCCTTACGAACGAATTAGCGTCGTGGTCCACCCTCAGTCGATCGTGCATTCATTGATCGACCTCAAGGACGGCGCCACCCTGGCCCACCTCGGCTACCCCGACATGCGTGTACCGATCGGCTTCGCCCTCGGCTACCCGGCCCGGCTGGACCTGCCAATCGAGAGGCTCGATCTCGCCAGCGTCGGCTCACTCGACTTCGAAGAGCCTGATCCCGAGACTTTCCGTTGTCTCGCCCTGTCTCGTGAAGCCGGGATCGCAGGCGGGATCTCGCCGTGCGTACTGAATGCCGCCGATGAAGTGGCCGTCGCTGCCTTCCTCGACGGCCGGATCGAGTTCACCGCGATCGCCGAAGTGATCGAAAAGGCGCTCGAGGACGTCGGTTCCGGCCCGGCCCGGGACTTCCGCGAGCTGTTCGCGGTTGATGAAGCCGCGCGAGAGCGCTCCGAAGAGCTGGTTCACGGTCTGGAGACCAGTTGA
- a CDS encoding phosphatidate cytidylyltransferase, whose protein sequence is MSETIKRFVVAIPWIVLAIVIVVAGGPLFAAVIAVFGCLGLRELFVMAASYRPMQWVAYLGLVGMVAAAYFGTAFNVLLLMAAPFLLLFIFAAARDDRENITASMAITVFGLFWIGIPMVHAVLLRDLPDHGAALLVDVLVGTFVADTGAYAVGRLFGSHKLAPKLSPNKTIEGLIGGFVIGILGVWCAGLYQDWLSGYDALILGAAVAAMAPVGDLFESMIKRDLGKKDTGTLFGPHGGLLDRLDAVFFTVVAGYYVSIALVY, encoded by the coding sequence GTGAGCGAGACGATCAAGCGATTCGTGGTCGCGATCCCCTGGATCGTGCTGGCGATCGTGATCGTCGTCGCCGGAGGGCCCTTGTTCGCCGCGGTGATCGCCGTCTTCGGCTGCCTCGGTCTGCGCGAGCTCTTCGTGATGGCCGCGTCGTACCGACCGATGCAGTGGGTTGCCTACCTCGGCCTGGTCGGCATGGTCGCTGCCGCGTACTTCGGCACCGCCTTCAACGTGCTGTTGCTGATGGCCGCGCCTTTCCTGCTGCTCTTCATCTTCGCCGCCGCACGCGACGACCGCGAGAACATCACGGCTTCGATGGCGATCACGGTCTTCGGGCTCTTCTGGATCGGCATCCCGATGGTCCACGCCGTCCTGTTACGGGACCTGCCGGACCACGGCGCGGCGTTGCTGGTCGACGTCCTGGTCGGCACCTTCGTCGCCGATACGGGCGCTTACGCGGTCGGCCGGCTTTTCGGTTCCCACAAGCTCGCGCCGAAGCTTTCGCCGAACAAGACGATCGAAGGCCTGATCGGTGGGTTTGTGATCGGCATTCTCGGCGTCTGGTGTGCCGGGCTCTACCAGGACTGGCTTTCCGGCTACGACGCGCTGATCCTCGGAGCGGCCGTCGCCGCGATGGCGCCGGTCGGCGATCTGTTCGAATCGATGATCAAGCGCGATCTCGGAAAGAAGGACACAGGTACGCTGTTCGGACCCCATGGTGGGCTGCTCGACCGGCTCGACGCCGTCTTCTTCACAGTGGTCGCCGGTTATTACGTCTCAATCGCCCTTGTCTACTGA
- the uppS gene encoding di-trans,poly-cis-decaprenylcistransferase, producing MSAPRFVAIITDGNGRWAENRDLPVREGHSAGADTVKARLKDAVEFGVKELTVFSFSTENWSRSPDEVSALMEMFSQRIVDETPELHEEGVRMRFIGRREGIAPKLIEQMDEAERLTADNDTITFFIAFNYGGRAEIIDAAREFTGETEEEFRQGLYAPDMHDPELLIRTSGEQRISNYLLWQCAYSEFVFRDELWPDFSREAFAETLEEYGRRTRRFGTRASS from the coding sequence GTGAGCGCACCCCGGTTCGTCGCGATCATCACCGACGGCAACGGCCGTTGGGCCGAAAACCGGGATCTGCCCGTCCGCGAAGGCCACAGCGCCGGGGCCGACACGGTCAAAGCGCGGCTGAAGGACGCGGTCGAGTTCGGGGTCAAGGAACTGACCGTCTTCTCGTTCTCGACCGAGAACTGGTCACGCTCGCCCGATGAAGTGTCGGCGCTGATGGAGATGTTCTCCCAGCGAATCGTCGACGAGACGCCCGAGCTCCACGAAGAAGGGGTGCGAATGCGCTTCATCGGCCGGCGTGAAGGCATCGCGCCCAAGCTGATCGAGCAGATGGACGAAGCTGAGAGGCTGACGGCGGACAACGATACGATCACCTTCTTCATCGCCTTCAACTACGGCGGACGGGCTGAGATCATCGACGCCGCGCGCGAATTCACGGGGGAGACCGAAGAGGAGTTCCGGCAGGGGCTGTACGCACCGGACATGCACGACCCCGAACTGCTGATCCGCACCAGCGGCGAACAGCGCATCTCGAACTACCTGCTCTGGCAGTGCGCCTATTCCGAGTTCGTCTTCCGCGACGAGCTCTGGCCCGACTTCAGCCGGGAGGCGTTCGCCGAGACCCTCGAGGAGTACGGACGCCGGACGCGCCGCTTCGGCACCAGGGCGTCGTCGTGA